Below is a genomic region from Rosa chinensis cultivar Old Blush chromosome 5, RchiOBHm-V2, whole genome shotgun sequence.
TGGACTTCAttcacccaagtcaagtggctctagaccaaaGACCgtgtttgcaatgaggttgagaCTCTCACtaagtgattacttgattgggaaaggatatgtAAATATCCGCGCGATTCTATGACAAGTTTAgaattctatcgcggttcatgttggtgacatgatcttcattggaaccCCTTAAAgattaagggaaaccgctgaacacttaaaatccgagtttgagatgaagcaTCTTAGGAGAACACGAttttgtctcagtttggaacttgagcatcgtgttgatggaTGCTTAGCTGTTTTGACGATGTCAAGCCTTCAACCACGCCCATGattgtccgtagtcttgatcctaaaaaggatcttcttcatcagaaggatgatgacaaagatgtgctatAGGCTAAAGTGCCCTACTTGAGTGCAATAGGCATATTATTGTACTTACCTTAATGCATAAGACCGCGCATCTCATTTAAagtgaacttattagctagatatagctctgcgccaatgcgacaccattggactggtgatatgggcttgttctatccctacagagagatgatggattcagacccaacACACACTAAGAACGCCGCCAATACTGGCTTGCATcatctatccccatcccaaaatgacattagTGTTTaagaaggttttgtttttgttgatgttgggtacctctctgacccacacaaaggtcattcccaaactggttatgtgttcaccatgggtaagaccgcggTATCTTGGAGGTCTAATGAACATACCCTAGTCGCTACTTATTcgaatcatgtagagattattactcttcacaaAGCGGTTTGTGAATGTacatggattggatccataattacgcatgttcaaagcaattgtggttcgaagtctaccacagatgagcctacgagcatttatgaggagaATGTCGCTTGTATCGAATAAATGaagcaatgctacatcaaaggcaacaacaccaagcataatcagcaacaacagactctcctcaagatgaAAGGTAAATAGGTTCgatatgaggataatgtggcagacttgttcaccaaatcattgcctaaatccactttcgagaaacatgttattagcatcgtttgcgaaagttatccgaactcccatgattgtagtcatcagggggagatgtctatatgtatggtctcgaaatgtgaagggtgtgttgtactctttttctccttcaactgaggttatttttgtcccactaggcttttgttacttggcaaggtttttaacaaggtaacgagaggagcaccacgtttaggcgacacaagagggagtgtttaaggacatCTGATTTacgtgtctggcccaaactctagtgaCTTGTCCAACTTGTAATAAggttagtcttacagatattTTCGGAGATATCCTAATTATTGTACGATTTAGTTTCCCTGTAAGACTTATATTCTctacttgtaatcctctatataaagagacccctattattaatgaaaacacaactcaattctctcccaatttgagttttcctaaaacacacacacacacacacacacacacatatatatatatatatcaacaatTCACAATTACgttttttcctttaaaatttttttaaaaaaaaaaccttctaacctaggCTCACCtaattactattagttaaatagtctttattactaattaattttaccattagccaattaatgtttgatcttgattatcaattgacaattacacaattgacaGTTACATTCTTTCTTATTAAAAATGAAAATCTTCTAACCTAGGCTCACAGAATagtattagttaaatagtctttaatactaattaattatatcattagtagtttccttaaccaaatataattctttttgcatgcattttatgacaaccacaataattaatgtaaaaatagataatttttgttttacaCGTAGTAACTACTTCACGTACAACGTGTTATTACTGCTTTTTGAACTAATTTGCAAATGTTACACAATGTGTTATAATATAGGTAAACCATTATATTTTGACTAGAACCATGTATGTACTCATTGGTGTAATCAAGTTCTCCCTTGCATAATTAAAGAAATATAGTGTAATTTCCATCGTCGAAGTGGTAATTACTTTCAGTCGACATAATTTACCACAAACTataacaattgatgtaaaaacaATAGCGTTACCAAACTAATAAATTTATTCCATATTGTGTGATTTCCTTTGTTGATGATGATAGCTTTACCAAACTAAATTTATGCCTCAACGGTACTGAGGAAACACATTTATTACTTCACAAATGTCAGGACAGGGCTGGCCTTGCCCATGGGCATCATTGGCGACAGCCCAGGGCCCAACATAGAGGGGGGCACCAGAttttatcaataagatttatatatataattatatatgtatagagAGTGGAacgtaaaaaaaaagaatcagatTTCTAGACGCAGATCGTGtctttacttcttcttcttcttccaacgtGCAACGGCAGGCACAAAATTGATTATCCAAGTATCTCTTGCTCTCTCTAAAGTCCGAAACCTTGAAACCCagcaaattttttctttaaattggttTCAATTCTTCAATTCATTCTCATCCATCACCCAATCTTTTTCCTCTCTATGTTTCTATTATTCTACAGTGATCATACGAATTTTTAAGTTTTCCATCGATGTAGGCTAAGGTCAAATCAAAATAGGTACTGGCCGGGTGTTCTTCAAATTTGAGATCCAATGAAAATTTGGATATCAAAAGCCTTGTTACTTATTTTTTGAGTTCTGTTGATTTTTAACAACCTGCTCATTCAttggtttcaattttcaatattaggcGCAATTGGAAGTTGGAGTTGCAAGTCAATCTtgatcagaaaagaaagaacGAGAAGGAAAAAAGCAAATTCCAGATTTTTCGGGTATTGTTCTATGCTCCAGTGTTTATCAATTATCATTCAAAGTGATTTCTAACAACCTGCTCATTCAtcggttttcaattttcaatattaggtgCAATTAGAAGTTGGATTTGCAAGTCAATCtcaatcagaaaagaaaaaacaagaaagaaaaaagctgATTCTAGATTTCCAGGCTAGTTGGAGCATACACAAAATTCGCCCTGGGCATCAAAAAGCTCAGGACCGGCCTTGTGTCAGGATTAACTGTTGCATGTGCTTTTGCTCATATTGAATATACAAATGGTCTTGCCTCTAGACTTCAAGATTTTCTATTCAAGTTTCTTTTCTCAGtggaaaaaacaaataaaataaaactaaaactgTTGCATGTACAACATTAAGTCTTTTTTTCATCCTCAATTTAGAATCTAAATTCACACTATCTAATTTGCAGTCCacacttctttttattttttaagttgaagtttttataaaaaaaaaaaaaagataaaatagaagttactgaaaataaaattaaagtttGTAAAAAAAGGAAACATGGGATGTACGAATTGTAAAATTAGAAGTATGAATTTCAATCTCCATATATGAaatttaatataatataataaaagctTAGAACATTTAGGACGTTAGTGACATCGTCATGGAGAACAAAGATAATGGAAAATAAGACTTCATTAAgtacaaattaaataaaattacttCATTTATACAACAAGAGTTCACACTACATATAATAATCTTATGGATTTAAAACTATAGGGAAGAAACACAGGAGTTCACACTATATATAATAATCTTATGGATTTAAAGCTATTGGGAAGAAACACAACTATCTCTGCTTCCATCCAGTACCAGCTAGCTACACCTTGTTCTAATAAAAGAACACACTCAAAACGAAAGCAAAAACCCATAGAAAACAACCAAGACAAGAGTAGCATGGTTCAATATACAATACACCAGCAATATAACATATGACCCGACTATATATTGCGACAACGAGAGAATATTTCACTCGAGATGCCCATATTACTTACGCACAAGCATTTTTACTTAGGGTATGCCTATGATAGGGATGAATGGAACATAGAAGCTAGAAGGTGCCAAACCCCACTCTGGCGGCAGAGGCACATCGACGGTCTTGGATGAACCAAACACGTTCTTGGCTTTACAAGCCGCCTGATCTTTGATACTCAAGGGGCATGATGTGGAGAAACCAAGAGGAGTGGAAATGGTGTAGGAGTTAGAGTCATGGGTCTTCACAATTTTGGATACCACGACCTTCCTTGAGACATAGAACTGGTTTGTACCTCCAAGAATCTTAGCAAGGCAGTGAAGAGCTGCGGGAGATTTCGAGTCGTCGGATGGGAGCTTAGCCTCGAAAGATCCGTCAGCTTCTGTGGTTGCCATAGCCAGCTTCTTGACTTGAGCACACTTCACTAAAACCTTAATACCTGAAAATGAAACCAGAAAACAGTTAGAATTGGTCTACTCTAGAAACGTCACATTAAAATGGTTCACACTTCACTGCTTGGATATATAGTGTTTCCTTGAAATTCATAACCCAGAAAGCACTTTTAGCTCTCTCTTCTATGGCTTCCAAAAGTGCTTTAAAGTACACGAATATAAGTTTGGCTAGGCAAAGTGGAAGAAAACTATGTCATATATAATTACATGCAAAGGATATTTGAACCTGAAAAATCATAATTCTTGTGGCAATCAAGGCAAGTGACCTTGGCCTTCAGAACTTGGCCATTGGAGAGCTCAAAGCTTGCAAGAGACAATGCAAAGAGAAGTGTTGGGAGGACCAGGCCGGAAAGAGCAGCCATTGAAGAAAATTACACACAGTGCAGAAACAAGTACTCCACAAACTTGATATGAACAAAAGATGACTCCAGTGCAGCTTATATAAATAGAGAATCAGAACAAGACCATAATAAATGGAAAGCCCCAGTCGGTGTGTTTTCTAGTTGGTGGTAATCAAATGCTTTCACCTATTTTCCCAACAGGGATTTATTACACCGGCCAGCTCAGAtattttgtggttttttttaattttttttctttttgctaccCTCTTCATCAGATTAGATATATGAGATATGTAATTAACAGTATGAGGTCAGACACAATAAGAAATGGGACTCTTCACCCTAGCTAGCACACATTTGAACCTTTGGTCCTGATTGACACACTTCAAATTTATTTTACTTCAGTCATATGCTTTACTTAGTGATCAGCTGGGTATTTTTCATAGGTCAGCCCCAGTAGACTTAGTTAAGCTAAAATATGCATCCAGGAGTATATGTGCTCTACTCTGGGGTGTAGTTCATTCAGTCAAGTCCTAGCAGTTTATATGGGTTAACTTCTTAAAACATTGCTTTCCTGGCCCCTTTCAACACAGATGATAGTGTTTATAATTTGCCGGTCCGTATATAAACAATTTCAACTTATCAAACTACAAAAAGAaaggaagggaaaaaagaaacaTGGCAACTATAGATTGACTAATGTAAATCATGATTATCCATTTGGAGGTAGCTTTCTATCTGTAGGATCCCCAAAGAAGCAATCATATTTTTAAGACCAAAAAAAATTCCACGCCCCAAATCCACCAATGGATcggattttaattttttttgaaccaaAGTAATcaacttcattcatctcaagctAGAATGGCACGGATACATACATTCTCTTGCCAACTCAAGGGcaagtttaggacgtggtatgttagcaccactcattagacaatcaatgctcacttatttaaagtgAGCCTAAAAACTATGAAAATAGCATAGTAATTAGGCAAAgtacagaaaataaagaaactaAAATTTCTCCTTTCCCATAAACAGTTAGGCTAGGAGGTTTGGAAGACTCTAGTACCGCATGCATCGGACATAAACAGTGTTGTTTGATCGAACCAccaggatcccaaatacgaaatCCTAGAGAATTAGGATCCCCCATTTCGGTCCACGAATGGGCCCTAATCCAAGGAACAGTTTCAAAAATTTGGGACACCCAATACTCCCAAACTGAAATGGATTTCAAAGTTGATTTGGGCCATCCATCTGATCTGGGCCACCAAAGTGATATGGGTCGCCcgactgatttgggcacccaagctAGAGTTGGCCTCCAATTGGTGGGTCTCCCAATTGATCTGGCCGGGCACCCTTTGTTCTACACCAAACCCCTTCACGGCTCCTGCCACAGCCACCCCTTGTACATTGTCATCAACTACACGGACCACAGACTGCACACCGGCACAAACGCCCATCAGGACTCTCACCTTCCTCCACTGAGCATCGTAAGTGCATCCTGGCCTAGAGCGAAACTGCCCCGTAGCCATGCCGCTCTCCTCCACCCTGCAGATCGAACCACCACGGCACCTGCAAATCGGATCTCTGCCACCCCTGTCGGGTTGACCCCAAATCCAAACACCGCATGCATTGCAAACCATGGATGTTGATCGTTATAGGCTTTAAGCATTGCTCTTCGTGGTCGGATCCGACCCAAAACAGTAGATGTTGCTGCTACCGCATCCCACACCATCTCCACCAAGGCTGCCCCCCTGATTCTAGTCCCCCCTCTCCGCCAATACCAAGAAGCCAGAAGTTCATTTTTGATCACTTGAGTCCTATAGTGGGGTTGACTTAGTTGGGAATTCATCCAAGCAATTCCGAATTGGAGGGCTGTTGATAGGCCATAGAGTGTGGTAACATTACCCCCACTTAGAGGACGGGCCAGCGTCGGCCGCCATGGGAGAGAAACTAAGCCGACACGGCTAGGGTTTTTCATCTTCAATTAGATTTCTTTGAAATATATACATTGCTTCAAATCAGTAGTAGTATGCATCGGATTTTAATGGGTGCACTACTCCATTAtatattctcttttttttctttttttctttggtgaAGAGAACATTAATTTCACTGGAGGCTGGTGGTTGATGTACCTTTAACTTAGGTAATTTACCTGCTGCTCGTCGATGAaagtgacgcagtcggattgataactaggtttaccagcaataaacctaagcaaaagattctggagtccaccagagataaaagagaataatctcaatttaattgataaaagatgaaagatgcgttctgcagccgcataaataagagaaaagtaccctagggcgactaacaacgaaaccctaaggcccatggataaaaacgaaaacaatcccaaaataactaagaaaaccaaaaacgggtaaaatagaaaaatgccgttttgaggccctaaacgatcccgaaagcccgaaaaaggtcacacGTCGTGGCATAGTGACGAGTTtgatttctggcgcgattccctttccggaaagctaaagtgcgtcccaatcggactccggaggcccatttcacgtctactagtcacttttcggtttccacctttagcacgatccaattgttcttgaaattggaccgCCATCTGTTCTACAttagtctcctccacctccgaagaactcgaccccgagttctcttcaggataaagagcctcatcttcacgaaactcatgcagaTCAGCAACATTGAAAGTGTTAGAAATGCCCATTGAATCTGGAAgtgcaacaacataagcattatcattgatcttcttcaccaccttaaaaggaccatattttctAGGCTTCAACTTGTTATAGGTACCAACAGGGAATCTCTCCTTCCTCAGGAACACCATCACGTCATCACCTTCCTGGAATACTTTAACTCGCCGATGTTTATCAGCTGCAGTTTTATTCTTAGCATTAGTTGCTTCCAGCTTAGCCTTAACTTCATCTCGAACAGCTTGTACATCTCTAGCCATACTATCAGCAGCAACACTAACTCCAGGAACCTTAGGAAGCTTCACCAGATCAACCACATGTTGAGGAACAGTAGTATAAACTAAGGAGAATGGTGACTTCCCTGTGGCGCTATGCACAgcactgttataagcaaactccacctggGGCAAAGCATAATCCCACTGTTTGGGTCGATCTCCACAAACGCTCAGGACCATGTTACCCAAAGTTCTGTTAGTAACCTCTGTCTGGCCATCCGTTTGAGGATGGGCTGTGCTACTACGGTTCAAAGATGTTCCAAACATCCTCCACAAAGTAATCCAGAAATGGCTAATGAACTTGGTGTCTCTGTCAGATGTAATGGACTTGGGTACTCCATGCAAACGAACCACTTCCCTGAAGAACAGTTTAGCTATATTAGAAGCATCAGCAGTCTTTTTACATGTGATGAAATGCACCATCTTagagaacctgtcaactaccacaaacactGAATCCACTCCCCTTTGGGTACGGGGTAAGCCCAACACAAAATCCATAGAAAGGTCCTGCCAAATGTCATCAGGAACAGGTAAAGGTAGATAAAGACCTGTATTTTGGGACTGACCCTTAGATACTTGGCAGGTGTAGCACTTTCTCACAATAGTTCCTGCATCCTTCTTCAACTGTGGCCAGAAATACCGCTCCTCAAGACTAGCAATAGTCTTGTCTCTGCCCAAGTGCCCGCTCAATCCTCCTCCATGCAGATCTCGGATCAGTTTTTCCCTCAATGAAGAACTAGGGATACAAAGTCTGTTGCCCTTGAATAAATATCCTTCATTCTCATAAAAATCTGCGACTGCATTGTTATTGCTGCACTTGGCCCAAATCGCTTTGAaatcaacatcttcctcatacaactccttcaagagATCAAACCCCACAATCTCCTGAGCTAAAGTGACCAGTAAGGACgccctcctactcaaagcatctgctACCCGgttaagagtaccagatttatgttgaatcacaaaaggaaatttctgcagaaaactcacccaccttGCATGCATTTTATTCACAGTTTTCTGGCTATTGAGGTACTTCAAGGCTTGGTGATCGGTGAACAGTACGAACTCCCTCTGAATCAGGTAGTGCTCCCACTGCCTCAATGCCcggaacactgcataaaattcttggtcataagtactccacttctgacgagcttcactcagcttttcactaaagaatgctactggtttcttctcttgtgacaacacagcacctactcccacgccactagcatcacattcaacctcgaatatcttgtcaaaattaggaagagcaagaactggtgcagtacaaagtttctccttgattaaagcaaaacttttctcttgttcctctccccattggaattttcctttcttcaaacattcagtaataggggcagtaatggtactgaaattcttcacaaatcttctGTAGAAAGTAGCTAAACCATGAAAACTCCGCACTTCAGAAACTGTTtttggagctggccattctcttattgctcgtaccttttcttcatcaacctgaatgccttcttctccaaccacaaatcccagaaataataacttgcTGGTGCAGAATGTACATTTTTTTAAGTTGATGTACAGTTTATTCTCCTGTAAAGCTCCCAAAACCTGCTTCAAATGCaccagatgttcttctttggtcctgctatagattagtatatcatcaaaatacactactacaaaggaACCTATAAAAGGGcgaagaacctggttcataagcctcataaaagtgctgggtgcattagacaacccgaatggcataaccatccactcgtacaagccatccttgctcttaaaagctgtcttccattcatcccctggcttgattcgaatctggtgatatccactTCGAAGGTCTATTTTGGTAAACACTTTGGAACCTTCTAGCTCATCAAGCATATCTTCCAAACGAGGAGTAGGAAACCTGTACTTCACAGTTATCTTATTAAtggccctgctatcaacac
It encodes:
- the LOC112167839 gene encoding uncharacterized protein LOC112167839; its protein translation is MAALSGLVLPTLLFALSLASFELSNGQVLKAKVTCLDCHKNYDFSGIKVLVKCAQVKKLAMATTEADGSFEAKLPSDDSKSPAALHCLAKILGGTNQFYVSRKVVVSKIVKTHDSNSYTISTPLGFSTSCPLSIKDQAACKAKNVFGSSKTVDVPLPPEWGLAPSSFYVPFIPIIGIP